One genomic window of Monodelphis domestica isolate mMonDom1 chromosome 1, mMonDom1.pri, whole genome shotgun sequence includes the following:
- the EIF2S2 gene encoding eukaryotic translation initiation factor 2 subunit 2 — protein sequence MSGDEMIFDPTMSKKKKKKKKPFMLDEEGDAQTEETQPSETKETEPEPTEDKDVEADEEDGRKKDASDDLDDLNFFNQKKKKKKTKKIFDIDEAEEGVKDLKIESDVQEPAEPEDDLDIMLGNKKKKKKNVKFPDEDEILEKDEALEDEDSKKDDGISFSNQTGPAWAGSERDYTYDELLNRVFNIMREKNPDMVAGEKRKFVMKPPQVVRVGTKKTSFVNFTDICKLLHRQPKHLLAFLLAELGTSGSIDGNNQLVIKGRFQQKQIENVLRRYIKEYVTCHTCRSPDTILQKDTRLYFLQCETCHSRCSVASIKTGFQAVTGKRAQLRAKAN from the exons ATGTCCGGGGACGAG ATGATTTTCGATCCTACTAtgagcaagaagaagaaaaagaagaagaagcctTTTATGCTGGATGAAGAAGGAGATGCACAGACAGAAGAAACACAACCCTcagaaacaaaagaaactgaaCCAGAGCCAACAGAGGACAAAGATGTAGAAGCTGATGAAGAGGATGgtagaaagaaag ATGCTTCTGATGACCTGGATGACTTAAACTTTttcaatcaaaagaaaaagaagaaaaaaacaaaaaagatatttgaTATTGATGAAGCTGAAGAAGGTGTTAAG GACCTAAAGATTGAAAGTGATGTGCAAGAACCAGCAGAACCAGAAGATGACCTTGATATTATGCTTggcaacaaaaagaagaaaaagaagaatgtcaAGTTCCCAGATGAGGATGAAATCCTAGAGAAAGATGAAG CCTTAGAAGATGAAGACAGCAAAAAGGATGATGGAATCTCCTTCAGCAATCAGACTGGCCCTGCATGGGCAGGTTCAGAAAGAGACTATACTTATGATGAg TTGCTGAATCGAGTATTCAACATAATGCGGGAAAAGAATCCAGATATGGTtgctggagaaaaaagaaaatttgtcaTGAAACCTCCACAGGTTGTTAGAGTAGGAACCAAGAAAACTTCTTTTGTCAACTTCACAGATATCTGTAAACT attACATCGTCAGCCCAAACATCTCCTGGCATTTTTATTGGCTGAGTTGGGTACAAG TGGTTCCATAGATGGTAATAATCAACTTgtaatcaaaggaagattccaacAGAAACAGATAGAAAACGTCTTGAGAAGATATATCA AGGAGTATGTCACCTGCCATACATGTCGGTCACCAGACACAATCCTACAGAAGGATACACGACTCTATTTCTTACAGTGTGAGACCTGCCATTCTCGCTGCTCCGTCGCCAGCATCAAAACTGGGTTCCAGGCCGTCACAGGCAAGCGAGCACAGCTCCGTGCCAAAGCTAACTAA